The window atttttaaattttcaaaaccgaAACGAACCAAAAAgccgaaaaaaccgaaccgaattttgaaatttcggtttggtttggttcggatattcgattttcggtttttttttctcacccaTATTGATGCTCTTCTCCAAGAGCACGGTTATGGACCtggacccacttttattcatttttaattcccTGCTCTTTCCCAAGACATACTCTTACACATGTGTCTCACTATTctattatcaatttaaatacttcaattactaaaaacatttccataatattaaaaaaacattaataaaaccggaaatactattacaaatttctaaattaaaattactaggggaaaaaatggatatattttattgggaagcgtggaaatattttttaaaaaaaattatattacgAGGGTGACGACCAACCAGAAGCTGCCACGTGTCCGTCTGTCGCCAAGGATAGAGCTCTTGGCGAAGACCTCGTCCGTGCAGATGGTACGAGTGCAGCGACGAGCACGCACGGCTCTGCCGTCCGCTCTAATATtttggaaaaggaaaaaagagagaaaaatagaaaccGTTTGTAGCGAAAAGTTCCTGAACTAGTCAATTGCATTAGATTTGATTCATACGTCACTCTGTCCGAAAACCCCTTGACAAAATGAGAAGAAGCATCTCCAAAATCCCTTACCGCCCCGCCACCGCTACATCCGCTCTTTCCACCTCCTCGGGCGGCGGAGGTAGAGGCCGTGGCGCTCCTACACATTTCCAGTTCACCGTTGATTCCCCACCCGTAGACGAATCCAAAACTTCCAACCACGACGCCGCCTCTCCGCCGCCGCACGGCCATGGTCGAGGCAGAGGCGTTCCGCCTTTGTTCTCTTCCTCCCTCAACAATGGCACAAACTCCAGGGGCCGCGGCATTGGTTTTGTTTCCCCAAATTCCTTCTCGCCTCCAGCAGAGCAATCTGAAGCTCAGCCGCCGCAACCTAATCCCCAAATGTCGTTTCTGTCCAAGTACGAAGAGTTACAATCGGATTCCGCCGGATCGGAAGCTCCTCCTGCCCCAGCCAAGTCGATTCCGTCGAGCATCTTCGGTGTTTTATCCGGTGCTGGTCGGGGGAAGCCCGGGGGATCCCCTGCGCCACAACCGGAAAAGCAGAAAGCAGAGCCTCAACAACCCCGAGTGCAATTGAGTGCTGAAGAGAAAGTGAGGAAGGCAGTGGGGATATTGTCGAAAGGAGACGCAGGTGGAGGCGGAGCTCGCCCCGAAGTTAGGGCTGAAAGATGGGAAGGAGGGAGAGGAAGTGGACGCGGAGgcggaagaggaagaggaatggcgagaggaggaagaggaagaggcaTGGCAAGAGGAAGAGGAAACCGAGATGATAGTAGATATGAGGAAGAGGGAGATGGAGCTGCTGAGTTTTTGGGGGATCCTGCTGCTGAGGAGAAGGTGGCTAAGAGACTGGGGCCGGAGGTTATGAGCAAACTGACAGAAGGGTTTGAGGATTTGTCAAACAGGGTGTTGCCGTCTCCTATGGATGAGGCTCTTTTGGATGCATATGAGACTAACTTAATGGTAATCcggtttgtttgtttttagttaGATTGGATGCTTGATACGAGTACATTGGTTGTTGATTTTGGAGTTGCTTGTGCAGATTGAATGTGAGCCGGAGTACTTCATGGAAGAGTTTGGCACAAAGcctgatattgatgagaaacCTCCTATTCCTCTTCGTGATGCACTCGAGAAGATGAAGCCATTCCTTATGGCATATGAAGGGATTAAGAATCAAGAAGAGTGGGAGGTAAATTTTGAACCACTTATGCTTCGTGTAAATAAAAGTCTGTAATTGGTTCCTTTAAGCTTTTATTGTTTGGCTGCAATTACGTGGGGCACCTGATGGATTTTTCATTTGAAATATGAACGACTCATTTTGTATACTCGGCATTATTTTGAAAGGTTCTGAAGTTGGGTGGTGTGTGTTATATTGGTTGTATGATTTTTACTACTTTCTTTCTTAACAGTGTACACATCAcacaatttgattttttctagTAAAAGTTTCTTCGTGTCATTATTTCCATTCAATATTTCTGGTATTCTATAGAAGAATGAGCACTGAGATATTGCAACTACACTGAAACATGTGTTCTATCAAAAAAGAAACTACAGAGTGAAAGCGATTACAAGTTGTCATGCCTATTGGTGTCTTTCGCCTTGCATCTTTGTTGTGAGTCCTCATTAAAGGGTGGTGGTCTGGTCTGGTCATCTACTAAAAGAAAACATGCTGAATGAGCAAACACTGGTTtcatataaatgaaataaaagaatgaataTTATAATC is drawn from Salvia hispanica cultivar TCC Black 2014 chromosome 6, UniMelb_Shisp_WGS_1.0, whole genome shotgun sequence and contains these coding sequences:
- the LOC125192349 gene encoding translation initiation factor IF-2-like; amino-acid sequence: MRRSISKIPYRPATATSALSTSSGGGGRGRGAPTHFQFTVDSPPVDESKTSNHDAASPPPHGHGRGRGVPPLFSSSLNNGTNSRGRGIGFVSPNSFSPPAEQSEAQPPQPNPQMSFLSKYEELQSDSAGSEAPPAPAKSIPSSIFGVLSGAGRGKPGGSPAPQPEKQKAEPQQPRVQLSAEEKVRKAVGILSKGDAGGGGARPEVRAERWEGGRGSGRGGGRGRGMARGGRGRGMARGRGNRDDSRYEEEGDGAAEFLGDPAAEEKVAKRLGPEVMSKLTEGFEDLSNRVLPSPMDEALLDAYETNLMIECEPEYFMEEFGTKPDIDEKPPIPLRDALEKMKPFLMAYEGIKNQEEWEEIMEETMNRVPLIKSIVDYYAGPDRVTAKQQLGELERVAETLPASAPASVKRFTDRAVLSLQSNPGWGFDKKFQFMDKLIMEASQQYK